The Humulus lupulus chromosome 3, drHumLupu1.1, whole genome shotgun sequence genome window below encodes:
- the LOC133825649 gene encoding uncharacterized protein LOC133825649 — MRTFAWTPHDIPGIDPSVMSHSLNISTYFPPVKQKQRRFAPEVNRVIQEEVQRLLSTGAIEECLYPSWLANPVVVPKKNGKKRVCIDYTNLNKACPKDSYPLPKIDQMIDATAGYERMSFLDAYSGYNQIPMKSEDRIHTAFVTEDGLYFYKVMPFGLKNAGATYQRLMHKIFSSLLGRNMEVYIDDMVVKSKQSSSHIDDLTECFDILDAYKMKLNPTKCVFGVSSGQFLGYIVSQRGIEANPTQIASLSEIKEPRTIRYIQALAGKIVALSRFISRMSDRCQPFLQCIKKSTNTSWGPDQQKALDELKTYLSSPPILSSPIADEDLFLYLSVSKFAVSSVLFREEANRQRPVFYCSKMLLDAETRYSMMEKLALALLTAKKKLRQYFESHTIIVYTDYPLKQVLSKPDLSGRLSKWAIELGTYDIQFLPRKAKKGQVLADFLVEIQSFTPDALPELLESEDQWLWTMHTDGASNSQGAGIGVVLEAPSGLKIEEAIRLEQPTTNNEAEYEALIYGLELAREMGIQRLNVRGDSQLMIEQVAGNFDTKAPHLASLLQKATILRSHFRQFDLTQVPREQNQKADALAKLASAGACTRQSSISFSRSIKDMEVCSTSSEPECWIDPIIKYLTTSELPPNPKDAKLLRLRAQRYSMIHGTLYRKSFNGPYLRCLCPSEAKKLLEEIHEGACGNHTGGRSLAHKALTAGYYWPYMMTEARDYAKKCDKCQRFAPTIHQPAQTLHSIVAPWPFAKWGMDVVGELPKAVGGKRYALVATDYFTKWVVAEAYVTVNKTDTMSFIWKHIICQFGIPWEIVVDNGTPFQNAKVQELCNTYKIKLSFASVTYPQGNGQAEASNKVIFANIKKNLEDKKGAWVEELPKVLWAYRTTKRSSTGESPYAMVYGTEAIIPTEVGLPTLRTEIASDPTTNTIQLLHNLDLLEETRTMAQMRLENYQKVAERYYNKRVQLRTFQEGDWVLRNYGQPFCSLICPDYADLADQRRRTANPTLLLA; from the exons ATGAGAACTTTTGCCTGGACGCCACACGACATACCCGGAATAGACCCTTCTGTTATGAGCCACAGCTTGAATATCTCCACCTACTTCCCACCCGTCAAGCAGAAGCAGAGGAGATTCGCTCCAGAGGTCAATCGAGTCATACAAGAGGAAGTCCAGCGGCTCCTGAGCACGGGGGCAATCGAAGAATGTTTATACCCCAGTTGGCTTGCCAACCCCGTCGTGGTCCCAAAGAAGAATGGGAAAAAGAGAGTATGTATAGACTACACAAATCTAAACAAAGCCTGTCCCAAAGATAGCTACCCTCTACCAAAAATCGATCAGATGATAGACGCCACGGCAGGATATGAAAGAATGAGCTTCCTCGACGCCTActctggctacaatcagatcCCCATGAAATCAGAGGATAGGATTCATACAGCATTCGTAACAGAAGATGGTTTATACttctacaaagttatgccattcggtcTAAAGAATGCAGGCGCGACATATCAGAGGTTGATGCACAAGATATTTTCCTCATTgctcgggagaaatatggaggtttatATTGACGATATGGTCGTCAAGTCCAAACAAAGCTCTTCACATATAGACGACTTGACGGAATGTTTCGACATCCTTGATGCTTATAAAATGAAGTTAAACCCCACAAAATGTGTCTTCGGGGTATCCTCCGGACAGTTCTTGGGATACATCGTCAGTCAGAGGGGCATCGAGGCGAACCCAACTCAGATTGCGTCCCTCTCAGAAATTAAGGAACCCCGAACAATCAGATACATACAGGCTCTAGCCGGCAAGATAGTAGCATTAAGTCGATTCATATCACGAATGTCAGACCGCTGCCAGCCCTTCTTGCAGTGCATAAAGAAGTCCACCAACACCTCCTGGGGACCAGATCAGCAAAAAGCATTGGACGAATTGAAGACTTACTTGAGCTCTCCTCCTATATTGAGTTCACCTATTGCTGATGAAGATTTATTCTTATATTTGTCTGTCTCAAAATTCGCTGTAAGTTCCGTTCTTTTTCGAGAAGAAGCCAATCGTCAGAGGCCAGTGTTCTACTGCAGCAAGATGTTGTTAGATGCTGAAACCCGATACAgcatgatggaaaaattggcactcgCACTCCTCACGGCCAAAAAGAAGTTACGACAATACTTTGAAAGCCACACAATCATCGTATATACGGACTATCCATTAAAGCAGGTGCTGAGCAAGCCCGACCTTTCTGGAAGGTTATCTAAATGGGCCATAGAGCTTGGGACATACGATATTCAGTTTTTACCGCGAAAAGCTAAAAAGGGGCAGGTACTCGCTGACTTCCTGGTTGAAATTCAGTCGTTCACTCCTGATGCCCTGCCAGAATTACTAGAATCAGAAGATCAATGGTTGTGGACAATGCACACTGACGGAGCATCCAATTCCCAAGGGGCTGGTATTGGCGTCGTATTAGAAGCTCCCTCGGGCCTAAAAATCGAAGAAGCCATTCGTTTAGAGCAACCCACGacgaacaatgaagcagaatatgaggcactGATCTATGGTTTGGAACTCGCACGCGAAATGGGAATCCAGCGTCTAAACGTCAGAGGCGACTCGCAGCTTATGATAGAGCAAGTGGCTGGGAATTTCGATACCAAAGCACCCCATCTGGCTAGCCTCCTACAGAAGGCAACCATTTTACGGTCGCATTTTCGCCAGTTCGACCTCACACAAGTACCTCGGGAGCAAAATCAGAAGGCCGATGCCCTTGCCAAATTAGCTTCTGCGGGAGCGTGCACACGCCAATCCTCCATATCTTTTAGCCGATCAATCAAAGATATGGAAGTCTGTTCCACCTCATCCGAACCCGAATGCTGGATAGATCCGATCATCAAGTACTTGACCACCTCCGAGCTCCCACCTAATCCGAAAGATGCAAAACTTCTGCGCCTTCGGGCACAACGCTATTCCATGATCCATGGCACGTTGTACCGAAAATCCTTCAATGGCCCGTATCTGCGATGTTTGTGCccatcagaagctaaaaaatTGTTAGAAGAAATACATGAGGGGGCATGCGGAAATCACACAGGGGGACGAAGCTTGGCACACAAAGCGCTTACAGCAGGATATTACTGGCCGTACATGATGACAGAGGCACGAGATTATGctaagaaatgtgacaaatgccaacgatttgcacccaccatccatcaacCTGCTCAAACCCTACACTCCATTGTTgcaccttggccttttgcaaaatGGGGAATGGATGTAGTAGGTGAACTTCCTAAGGCCGTTGGTGGAAAACGATATGCTCTTGTAGCcactgattacttcacaaaatgggttgtgGCAGAGGCGTACGTCACGGTCAACAAAACAGACACTATGTCCTTCATCTGGAAACATATTATATGTCAATTTGGAATACCCTGGGAGATAGTCGTCGACAACGGCACTCCATTCCAAAATGCAAAGGTACAAGAACTATGCAACACGTACAAGATCAAGCTAAGCTTCGCCTCTGTTACTTACCCGCAGGGTAATGGTCAAGCAGAAGCTTCCAACAAAGTCATCTTTGCCAACATTAAGAAGAATTTGGAAGACAAAAAAGGAGCATGGGTAGAAGAACTACCGAAAGTGTTATGGGCTTATAGAACAACAAAAAGATCCTCCACGGGGGAGTCTCCCTATGCCATGGTTTATGGAACAGAAGCTATCATCCCAACAGAAGTCGGTCTGCCTACACTTCGGACAGAGATTGCATCTGATCCAACAACGAACACCATTCAATTACTGCACAACCTAGACCTTCTAGAAGAAACACGTACAATGGCCCAAATGAGACTGGAAAATTATCAGAAGGTAGCAGAACGCTACTACAACAAAAGGGTCCAATTACGCACATTTCAAGAGGGAGATTGGGTTCTGC GGAACTACGGCCAGCCATTTTGCagtctaatctgccctgactatGCTGATTTGGCCGACCAACGGAGGCGCACTGCAAACCCTACCCTCTTACTCGCATAA
- the LOC133824059 gene encoding AP2-like ethylene-responsive transcription factor At1g16060 produces the protein MAKISRKSQKNTTPTGNNGENATTKAKSKAKRTRKSVPRDSPPRRSSIYRGVTRHRWTGRYEAHLWDKNCWNDSQNKKGRQVYLGAYDNEEAAAHAYDLAALKYWGQDTILNFPLSTYEEEKKEMEGQSKEEYIGSLRRKSSGFSRGVSKYRGVARHHHNGRWEARIGRVFGNKYLYLGTYATQEEAATAYDMAAIEYRGLNAVTNFDLSRYIKWLRPTTQDNPNNFQPNPNGDLINNPNPNPNNNHEGGLLSSSVDDSAAVGPPCNDGCVARPSSALGLLLQSTKFKEMLERTTLAVDCPSTSAETELPRRSFPEDIQTYFDCQDSCSYTEGDDILFGDLGNTFPINAPIFHCEELDA, from the exons ATGGCGAAGATCTCCCGGAAAAGCCAGAAAAACACTACACCAACCGGTAACAACGGTGAGAACGCCACAACCAAAGCTAAATCAAAGGCGAAAAGGACTCGAAAAAGCGTACCAAGAGACTCTCCACCTCGCCGCAGCTCCATTTACAGAGGTGTCACAAG aCATCGTTGGACAGGTCGATATGAAGCTCATTTGTGGGATAAGAATTGCTGGAATGATTCTCAAAATAAGAAAGGAAGACAAg TGTATTTAG GAGCTTATGATAATGAGGAAGCTGCAGCACATGCATATGACTTGGCAGCATTGAAGTACTGGGGACAAGACACAATTCTTAATTTTCCA CTATCAACatatgaagaagagaagaaggaaaTGGAGGGTCAATCTAAAGAAGAATATATTGGATCTCTTAGGAG AAAAAGCAGTGGATTTTCCCGAGGAGTTTCGAAATATAGGGGAGTGGCAAg ACACCACCATAATGGAAGATGGGAAGCACGAATTGGAAGagtatttggaaataaatatCTCTACCTAGGAACCTATG CTACACAAGAAGAAGCAGCCACAGCTTATGACATGGCAGCAATTGAGTACCGTGGACTTAACGCTGTTACAAATTTTGATCTAAGCCGCTACATCAAGTGGCTACGTCCAACCACCCAAGATAACCCTAACAACTTCCAACCAAACCCTAATGGAGACCTAATTAATAATCCAAACCCTAACCCTAATAATAACCATGAAGGAGGGTTACTAAGCTCAAGTGTTGATGATTCGGCAGCAGTGGGCCCGCCATGCAACGACGGTTGTGTGGCGAGGCCTTCGTCAGCCTTAGGGCTACTACTACAGTCCACTAAGTTCAAAGAAATGCTCGAGAGAACTACTTTGGCAGTGGATTGCCCATCAACGTCGGCTGAGACTGAACTGCCCCGCCGGAGCTTCCCCGAGGACATACAAACATACTTCGATTGCCAAGATTCTTGCAGCTATACTGAGGGAGATGACATTCTTTTTGGTGACTTGGGAAACACGTTTCCTATCAATGCACCTATTTTTCATTGTGAAGAACTCGATGCATAG
- the LOC133825650 gene encoding uncharacterized protein LOC133825650 has product MPPKGNGVSGPVVQNVPPADMSDQIERMCRLLEASQQRSDEAIKTLTEAQARLEAEIAELRRSTDTTRNTQARENLDSDRSDILVDRVNSPPHNMNPGNGQSQAIPPSSGTDGQQAPTSGAHGRAEAEPTGPAQPTTDVRPQRTILHVAHDSPSEGCVPSICFLDSWKQDMMREMMQKFTDGRSAYATEHLDLVSRTTEKSPFSEWILNEPKPRDFAIPSLPAFNGKGDPLNHLFQFQQKMALEANNEAIQCKVFSTTFSGPALLWFRQLKAGSLNSFSDLRRSFLQQYSANREAPRTMADLYRIEQGENEHPKAYLQRFIDLVHQIHDVDPLTAANLFVKSLQVGSLLHENLTMTPPYDMADVQTRAEGVFRVLEFRERAQKKTALISAPPANNPPPPVRDDKRKRNQTDHTKEGKRPRQDRQPSRYPSFEYTVPQEVIYEENKDRPIWREPYKINTPSDRRDKSKYCLFHKDHGHTIAECHNLNNQIQALMRSGRLTQYIKETDRPGASRQNTASAPTPQASDPVHTASDSTLEPLKQVPMIHGIIESTDNQDHAIKIHKRMEERVKRYKSLGHVVNLVTSEERSYTASAITFTNKDLKGVHLPHDDPLVISLQVDHCQLGRVLIDGGSGVDILFWEAYQKMGLEENQIRPSTMPVLGFNSQRVYPKGVVRLTVVAAERTLPVDFLIIDSATSYNAIMGRGWIHRMRGVVSTLHQVMRCQSLNGRYTIDIKGCQKQAKKCFLTLKEISSSASASHEDSPDK; this is encoded by the coding sequence ATGCCACCCAAAGGCAACGGAGTTTCGGGCCCGGTTGTACAGAACGTCCCTCCGGCAGACATGAGCGACCAGATCGAGAGAATGTGTCGTCTACTGGAAGCAAGCCAGCAGCGGTCCGACGAGGCAATCAAGACATTAACCGAAGCCCAAGCCAGGCTCGAAGCAGAGATTGCTGAGCTCCGCAGGTCCACTGACACGACTCGCAACACCCAAGCCCGTGAGAATCTTGATTCCGACAGATCTGACATTCTAGTCGACCGTGTCAATTCCCCACCTCACAACATGAACCCAGGTAACGGGCAGTCCCAAGCCATCCCCCCATCCTCTGGGACCGACGGGCAACAAGCCCCAACCTCTGGCGCGCATGGGCGGGCCGAAGCAGAACCCACTGGACCCGCTCAGCCAACAACAGACGTCCGGCCTCAACGCACCATACTTCATGTCGCACACGATTCTCCCTCAGAAGGTTGTGTTCCCTCGATCTGTTTCTTGGACAGTTGGAAACAAGACATGATGAGGGAAATGATGCAGAAGTTCACAGATGGACGATCCGCCTACGCCACCGAACATCTGGATCTTGTATCAAGAACCACTGAAAAATCGCCTTTTTCGGAATGGATTCTGAATGAGCCAAAACCTCGGGACTTCGCCATCCCTTCCCTGCCTGCATTCAACGGAAAGGGAGACCCATTAAACCACCTATTTCAATTTCAACAGAAGATGGCGTTAGAAGCTAATAACGAAGCCATACAATGCAAAGTCTTTTCCACGACTTTCTCCGGGCCGGCTCTACTATGGTTCCGACAATTAAAAGCCGGATCACTCAACAGCTTTAGTGATCTCCGACGATCCTTCTTACAGCAGTACAGCGCGAACCGAGAGGCTCCCAGAACAATGGCCGATCTCTATCGAATCGAACAAGGGGAGAATGAACACCCAAAGGCATACTTACAGCGTTTCATTGACCTCGTGCATCAAATCCACGACGTCGACCCACTCACCGCAGCAAATCTCTTCGTCAAGAGCTTGCAAGTGGGGTCACTCTTGCATGAGAATCTCACTATGACACCACCATATGATATGGCAGACGTGCAGACCCGAGCCGAGGGCGTCTTCAGAGTATTAGAATTTCGAGAGCGCGCACAGAAGAAGACTGCACTTATCTCTGCTCCCCCAGCGAATAACCCTCCACCACCTGTCAGGGATGACAAGAGGAAGCGGAACCAAACGGATCATACGAAGGAAGGCAAAAGGCCTAGGCAAGATCGTCAGCCATCGCGGTACCCATCCTTCGAATACACCGTCCCGCAAGAAGTCATTTATGAAGAGAATAAAGATAGGCCTATCTGGCGAGAGCCCTACAAAATTAACACTCCATCCGACAGAAGGGATAAAAGCAAATACTGTCTCTTCCACAAAGATCACGGTCATACGATCGCTGAATGCCACAATCTGAACAATCAGATCCAAgccctcatgaggagtgggcGGCTTACCCAATACATCAAGGAGACAGACAGACCAGGCGCCTCGCGGCAGAACACAGCTTCTGCCCCCACTCCGCAGGCGTCAGACCCCGTACACACAGCCTCTGACAGCACCCTGGAGCCTCTTAAACAAGTCCCTATGATCCACGGAATCATAGAATCCACCGATAATCAAGACCATGCAATTAAAATCCATAAAAGGATGGAAGAACGAGTGAAGCGGTACAAATCATTAGGCCACGTGGTCAATCTCGTCACTTCAGAAGAAAGAAGCTACACAGCCTCTGCTATTACCTTCACTAACAAAGACCTGAAGGGCGTCCACCTGCCTCATGACGATCCACTCGTCATTTCCTTACAAGTTGACCACTGCCAGCTGGGCAGAGTTCTGATCGATGGGGGCAGTGGGGTCGACatcctcttctgggaagcctACCAGAAAATGGGACTAGAGGAGAATCAGATCCGACCCTCCACCATGCCCGTTTTGGGTTTCAACAGCCAGAGAGTCTATCCAAAGGGCGTCGTTCGGTTAACTGTGGTAGCTGCAGAACGCACCTTGCCAGTAGACTTCCTTATCATAGACTCCGCCACGagctacaacgccatcatgggGAGGGGTTGGATCCACCGAATGCGGGGGGTAGTCTCCACTCTACATCAGGTGATGCGATGCCAATCGCTCAATGGCCGATACACCATCGATATCAAAGGCTGCCAGAAGCAAGCCAAAAAGTGCTTCCTTACCTTAAAAGAAATAAGTAGCTCTGCCTCTGCCTCCCATGAGGACTCTCCTGACAAATAG